GAAAATACATAGAGACTTATGAGTTTAATTATAgatggaccttcgggtcaaatacAAAGGGACCTATGAGTACAACTATAGAGAGACCTTCGAGTCAAATACAcagggacctatgagtccaattacaGAATGACCTTCAGTTCGTAGAGAAATCTCGGCCAGGTACCAAGCTTGATTtgtcacaaaataataaattgaacaaAGAGGCATATACATATGGATATTGatttgtttatgatatttattgcTCATGATTATATGTATTGCTTAAAGTATATGAtctatatttgtttatattaaatgTATATGTGAGAGGGATAGGGTGTGACAATTTCAGCTCAACTCTCTTTTCCACTTCAACTTTATGGTGCAGTCTCTCGCCTAGTATGCATCATCCCTTCCGTTTTGTTCTGCCTCCGATTGTCTTTGCATTATGCTCACGTTGTGGCGAACTCGATTATGCTCTAGCTACTTGATAAATTTGTGGGCTTTTAGCTACATTTATGCTCCAAattgcttctttttcttccactCGGTCAAGTTGCACCATGTAACTAGTGTAGTAGTAATCATGCACATTTAAGCTCAATATTCGTGCATTATCTCTTCCAAAAGCGGGTAAAACAGCCAAAAGCCAAGGTATGAAATGAATCTCATCAAGTACCAACACGACATGTAGAGAAGGCATGAGCCACGTCAATCCTTTGGAGGATTACAAGATATTCATCATATCACATCTAATTTATGTATTCTATGTGATATCATAGATCTATTTGTTTTACACAAAAACAGAATTAATCTCATAATCACGTAAATAGATCATTAGGGATCTGTttgtttttttgcattttttcgCTACGCAACCCAacaattatactccctccgttttttaaaaatagcaactctttctattttagtccgttttttaaaaattacaactttcaaattttctattttaggaaatcttTACACCcctatacatcaatttatttaccacttGTACCACTACAATTTACAACTTAAAGTGGACCCCATGATCCACTAATATTAAttccattacttttttctctccttctctcttactttaccaatttttctttatctattgtattttaccaattacacattaaaactcgtttTGTCCGcaagtgagacaaatttttGTCAACGTTGAGAGTATAAGATTGGAAATTGTGTTTGGATTGATTGATTGTTGTGAAGGATATATTGAACTATTTTAcctaaaatgtaaaattttataaagaaaaaatagaatggTTTTTTACAATTGTGCCAAAACGTATAATTGACTATAAACATGacaatagtattttttatgaatatattttaaaagtactccctccgtcccaagagaATGTGCACACTTTCCTCTTTAGTCCTTTCCACATGAATATACACTTtctaaatcaagaaaaaaattcctctctaatgaggtgagatccattctccactaataatacgtgaattactttttctttctacttctctcttatttttatcaaatgtgTACTAAAACTCACACATAACCTAAAGTGCATCTCTCTTATTCTTGtcggacggagagagtagtacaCAAGATATAATAAGATaagattagggttttgatcaaTGCAAAACTCATTCTTAGTACAAAAACGCAGAACTAAGCATAAAGGTCATGATTAGGTCattgttagtttatttttaggttatTTTAGTAAGGATGACCTAAAATAATCTTAACATGACTTCAACCCCGAATTTGATAATATGATCCAAATTTGCTTTATATTGATCCTCcgtatttttgtttgattatagaatattaaattgtcAAATCTCACAATATAATCAGGATTGAGTCTGtaatggataaaataaaataagataaaataaaatataaaaaaaaaacaagaaaactcACACCTAGTTAACAATTGCCACCATACAATGTTTAATAGTAAATCGCAGATCTAGAAACAAGGTCCACCAACGCCACATCTCCACCGTTGATTTAGTCCCCACAGCTGCACTCAACGGCAGAGAACTGCCGACCATGACAGCAGCCAATCCCAAAACAGTTCACTTCCAAAGCACGTAAGCACGTGACGTCGGAAAAGTGACGTCACTCCCGATTCCACGCCCTTTTTCTCCTCTCCCAAAACCCTTGCCCACCTCATTTCGTCTCTCTTTCCTCCTCCAACACAAAAAACACGCACTGTGTGTGTTATAGAAAATGGGGAGTTTGAGTTTGGATAATTTTCATGCAAGGAAAAGAAAAGCTTTGGTGAAGCTGGTGAAGGGCAAGGAAATCGCAGTCCAGCTTCAAACCCTTCTTCACGAAAATAGCGAACCGGTTACGGAGCAGCAACTTGCCTTCCAAATCTACAGATCTTTCTCTTATACTCTCTCTGATCTCAGCTCCTGCACTATCCAGATCCCAGCCGTTGAAGGCGGCGcctccgcctcctcctccgacgacaccaagaagaagaagatgaagaagcgCGGGGTCAAAGATCTGAGGGGTTGTTACAAGCGGAGGTGAGGATATTCTTAAAAAcaatcataattatttatttaggaaataatataatatatgagtttggtgataaaatgcaaaccaCGTCTTTTTCTACAAATTTACAACTATGATCTGGATCGTTAGATTTCAAGATTTATACGTTAACAGAAAATATGAACACAGCGTCAATCGATTGacaatgttgatattttctgctGGCGTTATTTGTCATTAGTTGAtatcaaatcttgaaatctaACGATCtagatcatagtttgaagtCTGTTGAAAAGATGtaatttgcatttgattactaacataggagtactatattgtGCTTTATTTAATTCCGGATTTTATACACTAGGGCTGTGATCAATTGGTTTTCTTTTCCATAAATTTTGAGCTAGAGCTATAATTGATGAGCACATAAAATCTCTTCTTTTTTCGCCTTTTCCATAAATTTTGAGCTAGAGCTATAATTGATGAGCACATAAAATCTCTTCTTTTTTCGCCTTTATAAGGAGAAATAATCAAGATATCAATGTTTACAAGTAATCtacacatttaatttatctatCTACTTTTTACACGTTGATTGTGTGTACATCAACTTGATCAGTAGCTCATCATTACATATACAGTGTAGGCAACTTGATAGAATACAACAAAAAAGGAGGTCGCTGTTTGCTTTCTGCTTTTTTGCCACTTTTCACTAGATCTTTTATCCTGCACTACCCAAAGAAGTTGTTCTTGCACAGTGAATGTTCTTACTAATTTCGATAATTCCTGTTGTcttaatagtactccctccgtcccataaaagttgagtcgtattcctttttagtccgtcccaacaaagttgagtcatttccttttttaataaaagacaaaacatctaatcactcttactttattccatcatttactttactctctcttatatttcctacttttttcatctctcatatttatttaatataaattcttaatcttcgtgcccaaaagttttgtctgaacttttatgggacggagggagtactataaagCAGATGTATCTAtcaacttgaaattttatctGTTTAAACTTATCAGGATCCCTAATTAagtttatactccctctgtcacATTAAAAAcgaaacgtttttcttttttgtttgtcccattaaaaatgaaacgtttcctaaaatggaaacaactctatctctactttttcatctctcttactttactctcacctcatcaactcacaaaataacactacataaaatcccgtgccaattcccaaatgtttcattttaagtgggacggagggagtatattttatgcattcctaaaataaaattgtgattattatTTGGAAGAAGTAATTATTATCATTGTATGCTCTGGTGATCCGCTACttcttcatgatttttttcctATATTGGATTCAGAAGGACCTCAGATTCATGGGTGACTCTTTCTCCAACTATGGAAGATAATTATGCTTGGAGGAAATATGGACAGAAGACCATCTTGAATTCCGACTATCCCAGGTAATTCCTCATATTCTTTCAATCATCAATTGAATTAGTAAAGGGAAGGAGAGAAACGATTATGAGATAAGAAGTTGAAAATAAGGATTGAAAAAATCTTCAATATTAGTAATTACTTTCCATCATACTTTATCAACTTCTCTCAGCACAACTAATTACTTGATCTTGACCTATATCAAAGATTGGTACAACactaatgcaaaaaaaatttctctttctctGTACCAGGAGCTACTTTAGGTGCACCCATAAGCAAGATGGCTGCAAAGCCTTAAAACAAGTGCAAAGAATCAAAGGAGATGAAATCATGTACCATACCACATACTTGATCCACCATACATGCAACGAGACGCTAAGGGCCAGACCACTCATCGTGGATTCAGACCCGATTGACGCGAACCTAATCAGCTTTCAGACAAACATCACATTGGAACAAGATCAGCATTGCAATCACTCCTCCAAAAAACCCTTGATTGTTTCATCAGTGAAACGCGAGCAATGTGTGAGCGAGGACACGTCCCATGAGGCCAAATCGACGTTGGAGGACCCATGGAACGAGATCACGGGGCTAGACACATTGGGGTACAAGCCGGTCTGGACTCCCTATCAAGATGAAGTAGAATCTGCTAGTTTGGATGGGCTTCATATGGAGGTTAATCAGCTTTGTGGCATACAGAATTTCCACTATTTTGATGATCACATGTATTGAGCTTGATTTTGTCATTAAGTTTTTACCCTTTCACTTGAttagcttcttcttcttttttattgtttatagtACATgctaaatattactccctccgtccacgaaaattcgttccggtttgaccgggcacgggttttaagaattgtaatggaaagtgagttgaaaaagttagtggattgtgggtcctacttttatatattagttttataatataatgtgagtaggaatgagttagtggaatatgtggtccactaccaaaaatggtaaaagtgaaatgggacaaattttgagggatggatggaaatggaaaactgaaacaaattttcgtggacggagggagtaatttgtCGTGTAATAATGTTGGCTTCCTCAACtgaaaaatatgtgcacttgtAGAATGTCTGTACAGTTTTCTTTAgattatgattaatatttaCCTCAAGTGTTATTAGGTGTGCTTTACTTCACTAGTACTTAGTGGGAATAgaataattaactttttttaccATATCAAGATATTACAATGTACTTTTTAAATCAAACACTAACATATATATAAGGGCGAGGAGTTAGGCACACCTCTTATCTCTCTTGATGTCAAATAAGAATCATAGTTATGTACAAGTACAATACTATGAGATATTGACATGCTCAAAAGTCAAAGTGATAGACCCCCTATATATTTGACTTGATGACATCTTTTCGTCCATATCAAAGAATACGCATTCAATGAGACAATTGGAGATTGACAATGTAGGATATAATAGAAgatagataaattaaaaggttaacaaaaaaattagaaataataaaataaataattataaaataaaataaaatgaagaaattaaatgGGTTGGTTTTTGCCATTGTGGGGATTGACTTAGCTACCAGATGACCAAAACTAGGTGAAGTGACTTGGCacaacatttaaaaattattataaacgAAAATAAGTGATCAAAAAATCAGTGAGTTATATTATACTGTatgaatcatattttaatatattaattttacaataaattatgaatgaaaTTAGTGAATGGAATATGTGGTCTATTCACCAGAAAATGTAACGGAAAAGTTAGAAATGTAATGGAGGTTTGATTATGAAATAGCGATAGCTAGTAATGTTTGGATTGCTATTACTATTAGATTTATGAATCAACGGATTATGAAATAGTGATAGTtctaacaaatttaataaaaactaaaaggaCGTAGTAATGTTTGGATTACTGTTATTCGATTTATGAATTAAGATATGAATTTGGTTAGGGCTAAATATCATGGATATTTAATAACGCAAGCCATTTTCGCAGCTGCACcttaatttatactagtaatGCTTAAAACTAGTTGATTCGTATTGTCTGaccataataataataactctATAAATTTAAGTTAGTGGTTTCAAGGTCATATCTTGTTATTTTGGAGAACTATATCAAGTTTTCatgaccaaaaaaaaaagaaagaataacaTAGAAAAATTATGTACTCCATGATATCAATGTTTATTTGTACTTGCCTATCGCTCTTATTAACaggaatttttttatcatatctTTTCATACtgtataaataatagaatatgattagttatttaattagtaggcgtttaattaattaggggTAAACCTGCCCCATTTGTTTATGGCGATAACTACTTGTGTAGGGCCTTCGCATTCCAGTGTGGACGACCGCAAATAGCgactaactaaaaataataacaataatatatttaactaagtaattatattagtctgtttaatattttttcttgagTTATTAAAATTGCACTTTAAAATGATGAATGCAGGCTGCACAAATTGATCAAAGGAATTTGCGTTTACAATATAACTATTTTGACTTATTTCAGTGATTCAGTAAATAATCTTGTGCACTCTATAATTAGATTTTGAGttaaagtaattttttggTCTTAAACATATTGccaatttatgattttggtcaaGAACATTCACTTTGCGAAAATCGACTCTAAAACATACGAAAACACTGTCGATAGGTCCTTTTTTTACGGTTCTGTCATTTCTTGACGGTCAACCGTCAATTAGCCCAAATTTGACCCGATTAGACTTAATCTAAGATTATTAGTAGGCTAATATTAAgcttattattttactaaataactcaatttttaatatttgaatttgaataacaAATCTTCCAAATGCACTTAAAATATCTCTTAACATTTTATCTGAGGAAAAAAAACGAAACGTCTCAAACTCTCTCTTCTCACTGGTCACTCTCCTAAGAAACCCTACTTTCGATTCCGATCAAGAACCAGCCCGATTCTGACCGATTATTGTGTTGGTTTCCATGAGTTGGAAGTTGTTGTACCCAAACTTCCGTTCCAGCGACGGTCTCATCGAAGTGAAAGTCGCATGTGCAAGGAAGAGGAAGTCCACACATCCGCCTGAAAACGAAGCCAAAGAACGATTCTTTGAAGAAAAACGAACACGGCCCTCGGCGGCGTCGGgttttgaattcaatttcagattttttcaattttttcctttttccccccatttcatggttttttttatttatgttccGACGACACTTGTAAATTATATCACGTTGTTGTATTATTGTAATGTATTGACAATTGTATTATTGTAATGTATTGTTGTCCGTTATAAGTTACaactcaaattcaataaaattgatatgattttcaccttatttgtcttatttcaatttaaattatctattgccttgtttcaatttatagtataaatccaaaattccaaattatatagcaaaaaacaaaaaaaaaaacccgcCGGAACCGCCAAACCGAACCGGAACTGTGAGGAACCATacgaaaaccggcggttcaaAACCGGAactggaaccggaaccgccggttttaaGACCGGAACCGGAACTGTCAAAAAGCctcacggttcggttccggtttcaCATTTCGCAAAACCGGAACGAACCGTGGGCATCTCTGGTCTTGGATAGccttaaataaatattaaatatttttttactaaaatttaatgtgaaatttctaaaacacCCCTGAGTTTTTTACAAAATGTTGGGGGTCCCATGGAATGGGCCCCTTGATGGACAAGGATTTTCGGTCGGGTGTATAAATGaaggagtgtatccaactaaTCAGGATAAGATTCCCAacctagctgagtcgttggcacgaCAACCAAAATCtggtatcaaataaatttcctcaacccacttatactggctagtatagtggaggtaagggtcgaatcccacaggGATGGACACGTCCGGATAACTGCGGTGATATTCCttggtgtttttggttagctaccacgcttttggggttGGGATTCTACCTAGGCGAGAAATAaagatggtactctactgactagtaggcgtgaaaatatAACGCCCCGAACTCTTTAAAACGGGTGACGCTaccaaaatactaaaattctaatttcttttatttttaaaattcagaatttaaatggaaataagaaaaacagaaacaattttataaacttaaaagaaaaatcatcattgacatattttttttatatataaaacaatttaaagaacactaataagaatatttttcCAACATCTGAAATATGTGCATATAGATATCTATGCCAAAATGTATCactatgttaaaaatatagatACTTCATCCAGTATtccaaccaaaataaaatatcctgCTTAATCGGATTGAAACCTACatcattcaaaatataatagcATAAAAGTTATCAAGTTTACTCTCCAAACAATTCACTTTTACCCAAATACCAAACGGTCTACTAGTCAAACATAGCGGCTGGGAGACCGTGGACCACGTTGACTGCTGCCCCGTCACCGACTCCTTAACCtgaaaaacattaaataacGGGGTGTGAGTATGCAAGCACACTCAGTGGGGAATACGCTGCAAGTAGTTATAACCAATTGtgtaattaatcat
The nucleotide sequence above comes from Salvia hispanica cultivar TCC Black 2014 chromosome 5, UniMelb_Shisp_WGS_1.0, whole genome shotgun sequence. Encoded proteins:
- the LOC125190888 gene encoding WRKY DNA-binding transcription factor 70-like: MGSLSLDNFHARKRKALVKLVKGKEIAVQLQTLLHENSEPVTEQQLAFQIYRSFSYTLSDLSSCTIQIPAVEGGASASSSDDTKKKKMKKRGVKDLRGCYKRRRTSDSWVTLSPTMEDNYAWRKYGQKTILNSDYPRSYFRCTHKQDGCKALKQVQRIKGDEIMYHTTYLIHHTCNETLRARPLIVDSDPIDANLISFQTNITLEQDQHCNHSSKKPLIVSSVKREQCVSEDTSHEAKSTLEDPWNEITGLDTLGYKPVWTPYQDEVESASLDGLHMEVNQLCGIQNFHYFDDHMY